The Primulina eburnea isolate SZY01 chromosome 12, ASM2296580v1, whole genome shotgun sequence genome includes the window aaaatgtcATCAACACGATTTTATTTTCGGGGTCTCACAAAAATGATAatatctcgagccttacatttaaCTTGAGTTAggttaacatattaaataaaatataataaagtaATTATTCTATCTATTAATGTAATTAATAATTTGAAGATCTAcgcaaacaataataataacaaacacGTAATAATTTAAAGATATACACATACTAATGTATTTGACCGTGTCAAAAcacaaacattttttttaaaaaaatatattagtgTCACACTATCTCAAAGGGATCGACTgcattttttttcccaaaaaaagTTAATTAAGGCATCTCTTATAAGAAGGGGTAACTTGATTATGTTGTAATAAATTTTTGAATctatattaaacaattaaattaaTCTAACATTATTGTAGTTAATATATATGATCGGAGAgtgtattttataaaaatatttaagaatttatttttatgattattattattattattttagaaaaataacaCAAGTCGCatggttttttaaaacaaaaaacttAACAAAAATATACATAcaaaacatattatatttaaaattagtattATCCTAACATATGATTATACATGCATTATAAAAATTAAGAATAAccaaaaaataaacatataaaagtATTGTGGCTCATAATTAGCGATGattgtatttttttattaaaaaataaaattcaagttaaaaaaattagaatcaAGTTAAAAAAactgaatatttttttaaaaaaattaacaaacattttttaaaaaaataaattagccttttaaatttaatttagagcAAAAATATACATACAACAAGTTAAatctaaaattattattatggtaCTACATAATTATGCAATGAttagaaaacaataataataatatcaaaaatttacatataacaTTAAATTTCTTAAAGTTTCCTAGacaaaaaataatgataatgataattttatcataataaatggttttgaaatatctttacaaataataataatattaaaaaataaatataatatttaaaattgcaaaaaattaaaatcaacataacacataaataatattttatcataaataataatttcatcTATAAATTTAATActtaacataaataattatattagtaTTCATACATTATTGACAGTTGAATCAAAATTAcctgtaaaaaaataaaaaaaataaattaactcAAAATTAGAGTCAAGCaattaaacaaattatataaaaaaaattaagaaaatttacGAGTAAAGAGGCGAGAAAGAGAAAAACATGAAACACAATATTCGACTCTTCATATTATATAAGAAAAGCATGCGGATGTTTCCAATTATCAATTAAAAAGAGAGCACATGGCTTTGCAGCATTGACTACCACGCTTTGCTCCATGTTCCTCGGTCGACGAGATAcaactgtatttttaaaaaaaattaaaggaaGTCAAGTCGTTTCAATCGGCGTGacttgaattaaaaaaaataatgagaGGGCGTAACTTGCtttttttctatatatataaaaaaatcaagtCACGATCAAGGGGATGGCGTGACTTTTTCAATCACGCCTTTTCGATTGGCGTGATACGTTAGTTTCATAACTTCTCTCAAAATGCTGtcttttgtttaattattaaaatattaacctTAAACAGTTAAACCCATAGATTTGGATTTtttcaaatattaaataataatatgaacATTAATAGGAAGCAAAGAGCTTGATACACCATTTAAGCAATTATATtcgaaatttaaataattgataaACCATATAATAACACATACTATGATAAAGatcgaaattttgaaaaatttgaaaggttatttactttatttttctcaaaattaattcatactaaaaatttaaaattctataaacttttagcattaatataaattaatgTAACAAAATGTGTAATTACTTCATATTAAATCAATTAATATATTTGTATGTTAATGTAAAAATGttctaaaaatatatttgaaacttaaacctaatttgaaattttaactTATATTAAGTCATTTACCCTTTTGACAGAAATGCGACCAAAGTCATATTTGATTTTAGTATTTCTAGAATACCGTTTTTAAAAagagtgagtttcatgtgagaccgtctcatgggtcataatccgtgagacggatcaaccctacccatactcacaataaaaaataattcttagcataaaaagtaatactttttcatgggtgatccaaataagagattcgtctcacaaatacgacccacgagaccgtctcacacaagtttttgtcttttaaaAATTCCTCATAGCTAAAAAAGTTTCCCATATTTGGGTCAATAAGATAAAACTAAAAAATACTCAAAAATAAAGTAAAACTaaaaaaaggcaaaaacttatgtgagacagtctcacgggtcatatttgtgagacggatctcctaTTTGGGttgttcatgaaaaaatattattttttatgccaaaaatattactttttattgtgaatatgggtagggttgacccgtctcacagattaagatccgtgaaacggtcgcacatgagactcactcctaaAAAAATACTCAAAATCAAAACTactgtttttttattaaaaaaattgagtgGAACTGAATCCCACTCTAGCCCAAGGATAGCTTTGCCCCTAGTATATCTATCTCACAGTCACCCTCTATAGGGAGAAATGTTGCAATACCTTCAGACAACCTTTGACCATTAAATTTTTTCTAAATTCTGTATCCATTTTGtataaatttacaaaaaaaaaaaaaaaaaaaaaaaccatttgaAAGCATTCTCTAAAaccataaaatcatatattatacaTCATTCCCACTTCTAATGTTGTGGCATGAGGTACACTCAATGCACATGTAGATGCTCTAGTGTTCCTCCTCAAGAACTCGTACCCAAAATTTATAGCTATCTTCTTCATCCAACTTGAACCTTGCTTTGTTCTAACATATGAATGTCCCATGATGTAAGCTATACCGGCTTCTCTCGCTTCCATCAAATCACGAAGCTCTTTATATGCGCCTTTATCCATATCTGGACTCCCGGGAATGACAAACTTGACTTGTTTCCTAGGCTTAACAGGTGGTGGGGGTTGTGTTTCCCTGAGTTCGGATGTGCTAGCTTTTTCGGGATTGGCACCATTTTCCTCCCGTGGCTGAATTGAGTCTACATGAGTGGAAAGTGTTCCAACTACAACCATTTTTTCATTTTGCTTCCAAGAATCTTTGCCTGGTTCATTCAAATTCCCCTTCCCGGTTCGTATGTACTCTGCAATAGAACACACAAGATCGTTTTCGAATTGTATGTCATCTTTATGAGCATCACGATAACCATATCGGACAATGCATCTGTACGTACGGTACTCTCTTGGTCCAATACGCCCCACAAGAAACCGTTCTTCGTGCTTCACGTGGGGAATAGGGATGGATTTTACACAGAGAAAAACTAGCACCTGGTGGAAAGCCGGGAGATTGGTGACAAAATGGGAGAAGATAGCTGGTATTCCAGATACAAGTTCCGTGTGTATCACGCCAATGCCTTTAACCCGTACGATGCCCAGACTCGGGCCCAACTCAAGTAGCCAATCAACAGATACTTTATTTTCAACATCATACTCGTACTTCTTAAGCGTACCATAGTGCCAGACACACATCACAATCACGAAGATGAATGAAATGGCAACTGGTACCCATGCTCCATCAAGAAACTTGACAAGAGATGCACAGAAATACAAGGACTCGAGTGTCCCGAAGAACAAGACAAAGCAAACTGCGAGAACGACATTTTGGCGCCAGCATAGCACGATAACAAGAGACATCAAACACGTTGTGACCAACATTACGGTGATGACTGCCAAACCTTCATGAAGGAAAACATAAAACTTTAGTAAGATTAACTTTGGATCTTCAGGAAACATAAAATATCTACCTGCAGCATTGCCTAAACTCTTGATGTCTCTAAAACCGAGAGTGACGGCTAAACATAGCAGCATTAAGATCCAGTTGACCTCAGGAATATATATCTGGCCATGGATTTTTGACGAGGTGTGCACTATTTTAACTTTAGGGAAGCACCCAAAGGCGGAGCACTGTTTTATGATGGAGAAAGTTCCCGTTATAATGGCTTGGCTTCCAACTACTGAAGCAAGTATAGCAATCACCAGCACAGGCCATCTTAGTTTCTCTGACACAATAACACGAGATATATTTAGTGAGGGCAAATACCAATGTTCTTTGAATTTAACGAATGACGATTTAAGGTACATACCAGGTACAGAAACATAAAATCCAATACGATAATCATTTTCGATTACATGATGCTTAGAGAGATATGCAGCTTGGCCCATGTATGCAAGGACTAGTGATGGATAAACAATGGATGTGAAGGCTAACTGCAAATTCATGACTCAGTCTGTTAGATAAAATAACATTAACTCCGTCACTCATTGAAGTTTCGATCAAAACACTTTGCTTTAGTGTATAAAAAATCACTTTGCGACTTTGCGTTAGAAGTTTGATACAAGAAATAATAAACCTCAACATTAAATTAAAAACCGCTAAAGCATAGAAGAGAGACTATGCCAAGAACGGAGAGTTTAAGCAAAGTTAGGAGTACAAAGTTCAATTACGATCCCAATGATCGATGGTGAGAACAAGTACTATACCTTGATTGATGACTGGGAAAAGTGCCCAAGATCAGCAAACATTGCTTCCGAACctagaaaaatcaaaattaGAGATTCCTCTAGAAGAAAAAGACTATAAACTATTTCGTTATCTACTTTTCCTTGCCTGTTATGCAAAGTAGGATTCCTCCCAATGACATCCAACCCCCTCCTTGGGTTTTCTTTAGAAATGTATACATATAGTGTGGTGACAGAGCTTGATAAACATGAGGATTCCAGTGGAAAATATTGTAAATACCAATACAGCTTATGCACAAAAGCCATGTTATGACCACAGGTGCGAAGAAGATTCCAACCCTGTGAGTGCCATAGTGTTGAAGGGCAAATAAGGCAATTAGTACCGCACAAGCAACAGGGATTTCCACATCTGCACGATTATTGCATTTCAGGTAGCAGAGGAATTGAGTCAACAGTGTTTTTAAGACTAAATAATAATGTATTGTAGAAATGAGATAAATTTAAGAAAATACTGAAATAACGTAAGTAAACATCTAGAAAGAAAGAGCAAATTATGTAAGAATACATGTAGTTTATAGGCTTTCATTCTGAGAGATCAGATAAAAACTTCTTCGTCTGCTGCTAAAATGCTTTTTGAATTAAGACTTGATGTCAAGTAACACTGATCTTCATATATTTCTAAAACTTCAACCTTCTTTAGAAACCAATCTATATGTATACATGAGTCCTCTAACCAATTAAAGTCATACTTTTGCACAATATCTCATTTCAGCTCTCATACGCCCCCCATTTACTGAAATTAGATATTGGACTAAATAACATAGATATCTgaatgtatataaatatatcacgCCCAACAAACACAGTTAAAGCTATTTATTCTCACAACTTCAACTCTGTTGTACACACAGAAATAAGATGATAGTTGCTAGTTGCTGCCATAAAATGGAAAACAGAAATTCTATCCAATGCAAGACATTATTAGTGCTATGCTTTGGAAAACTTTActtgaaattcaaaatatagCAAACTTGGAATTAACCACAAAAAAAGCATCAGAATGCAGTGGCGGAGGAAAAGGGGCGAAGCATAGCAGTCGCCCCCTTCCTCCTACATTTTCTTATCATGTACATGTATATTTTCCCAATAATATATACACTATAAAACAAAAGTTAGGCCCCTGAGTCCTGGAAGTCTTTACTTCTTCGTTCTGTCCCCTCTTCCCATTCACCTATTTTCTTGTTCCTCCACTGAGTCAGAACAATCGAGGGGCGAAATTTGGAGTATCTTACATTTGTGGTGCTCTCTTTCCATTGCAAGTCCTAGACCAGAAACTGCCGAAAAAACTGCACAGCAGGCGACAATTATCATGTCAatcaaagttttaaaaaatcagAAATGCTAAAGAATTTTAACAAATTTCAAGCCAAACTAGAACTATACCCGAAACAGCCGGAGTCAAAATCCCATCCCCGATCACCATAGAAGCACCGAGAAGAGCCAACACGAGCAAAAATCTCTGCAAAACTCTGCGTTTTTCGAGTGAAGACTTAAGCCTTGCCCCAAAAGTTGAGGGTGAAGGGCATGAAATATCCTTCTTGTAACTACACAAATCTTCATCTGCGGACTGGAAACTAGGCAATGGATTTACATTGGCATGCCTGCATAAAAGTGAATACAACGCAAACGTGCCTCCTTCACCGTTATCATCAGCTCTCAGCACAACGAACACATATTTCAACAGTGGAATCAAAGTTAATGTCCAAAATACAAAAGATAGAACCCCAAAGATTTCTTCATTGGTCTCAGAATGTTCGATATCTTCGGCAAAAGTATTCTTATACACATACAATGGTGAGATACTCAAATCCCCATACACGACACCTAAACTCTGGTAAGCCAGCGACATCATTGTTCTCCAAGATTCTTTCTGCAATCCTCCCAcagcaaaaataaataaaaatcaaaaaacaaagaaaacaaaACAAGACATCATTCAAGAATCATAGAGCTAcgtggaaaaaaaaaaactcacctttacacaattctgataaacCCCACTTTCAGGATCCATTGCAAATACCCTCAGAACCCCAAGGAAACCATTACAGctgcaaaatttaaaatttaaccgCAACCCATCTGCCAAACGACTCACACCAGTAAAGAAATGTGAAGAAAATGCAAACTGACCCATCCACCGAATTATATATACCtagaaaatgaacaatattgttGTGACGGTACCTTAAAATGTGACACAGATAGCAGTTCAACCACCTCCAGAGAAAGAGCAAGCAGACAAAAGGAGTTCAAATATTTTCGTGTTAGAATGAAGAAgagagtttaatttttatctCCAATAAGTTTCTTGACGTAAGTAAGAATGTGGGATCCGATTACAgtttatacaattctgaaatttcttcAACTTTCgttttctgaatgatttttgCGTTGTTAAAGTTAGATGACATCtttttactttttaattaaACACCACATTTCACACTGTTCGACTTCTACCTCTTTTGTACGTGGTGCTCCGAAATCTAGGAAACCGTGGGggttaaattaaaaatataaaatcaataGCATTttcctcaaaaaaaaaaaaaattaataacttTTTTTGTTAGACGGATGTGATACGAGTCAATTCTgtacatatttaaaataaaatcaatattttttattggtgacccaaatagaaaattGACTCGTGATAGTCTCACAAGAATTTTTGTATTTATAAAAATTGTGTCTTTTttaaatgacaaaaacttgtgtgagacggtctcacgggtcgtattatgtgagacggatctttatttggataatccataaaaaagtattactttttattgtgaatataggtagggttgacccgtctcacagattatgatccgtgagacgatctcacgtgaTACCTACTCTTTTAAAATAACACTACTTTGATGAAATTTGAATAAACATTTTTTCCATTCATAAACTCGTGAGTATTTTTGTAAGTTCAACATTTAAAACACATGAAACAAATACTTGCTCACCCCCCACACACATTttttacaaatatattttttaaacacgAATATATTCGTGCAAAAATCATTTTGGTGTTGAAAAACATCAGAAGACAATCATGATTCATGtctgaaaaaaaatttaatatttctaattatttatttaatcaatgaaaaattataaattttgtccATATAGTTTTGGTCCATGTGatattaaatttcaattttggTAAACAATCATTTCTCATCCGTTGCACCAGCATGACAATGGCATATCCAATATTTtatgtgaaaaataaaataaaatcaaataaaatggccggaaaatgataaataaaagtcaataataattatttgattcatcgtatatttaattaaatattataaattgatTTTACGTGGATAGCGTCATTATTATGGATTATATATTTTAAGAATCCTTGAAAGCCTTATTTTCCTTAAAAAATGGCTGCGGAATGCCAACGTaacatttaatattattttcttaGATCAAACGAACTTTAAATTACTTGACAGAATTATATTCTTTtctaattaataatataaataaaaataatgctGACAAAGGATAATAAAAAATCaatatacatttttttatttcaacttaATCTTTGAATTAGcctcaaataaataaagacctaattaattaattattcttGACCAACTAAGACAACATAttaataaacaaataaatttcACTTTTCTAGCGACTTGGAAGGGTTACGCGTCCGGAAGCAGAGATTGACAAGGAGACACGTAATATATTAGTAAAGAAAACGTAGCCATTTTTATTCCGAAGATTGTCGGAAACCGGATTTGATCATTTAATCGGTCAAAATTAGATATTAAACGCAATAGTTTGTTTGCATAATATCTTGTGTCAAacgaattttttatttattattcgtAATAAATAAGTTTAACTTGGTAAATGTCGACCTCGTACGTGCAAAAGCAGGATTTGGATCCTATACAATTATTGGTATTGTGTACTTTTTACATAAGATGATCGACGTTTCATCCAACAACTTTTCAAATTTATCATACACTTGTTACAAGGAACATTTGTTATAGTTGGATAAATTGGAAATATCATATGTGCGGTGGGGGTTTGATAAGCCCGAATCTTTCAAATTAATGTTCATATATAAGTTGTAAAAACATACGTAGGATCGAGTGCTTACAgttttaccaaaaattatagTTGATGGTAACAGAGCAATTCAAATATTCTAAACCACACAGTAGCTCAAGCaacacggttcgatcgctctaccaaataAGGAAAATTCTTGTACCCAACAATCTCTCTCCTAATAATTTCACTCCTTGCGATCAATGT containing:
- the LOC140807186 gene encoding potassium transporter 6-like, with the protein product MDPESGVYQNCVKKESWRTMMSLAYQSLGVVYGDLSISPLYVYKNTFAEDIEHSETNEEIFGVLSFVFWTLTLIPLLKYVFVVLRADDNGEGGTFALYSLLCRHANVNPLPSFQSADEDLCSYKKDISCPSPSTFGARLKSSLEKRRVLQRFLLVLALLGASMVIGDGILTPAVSVFSAVSGLGLAMEREHHKYVEIPVACAVLIALFALQHYGTHRVGIFFAPVVITWLLCISCIGIYNIFHWNPHVYQALSPHYMYTFLKKTQGGGWMSLGGILLCITGSEAMFADLGHFSQSSIKLAFTSIVYPSLVLAYMGQAAYLSKHHVIENDYRIGFYVSVPEKLRWPVLVIAILASVVGSQAIITGTFSIIKQCSAFGCFPKVKIVHTSSKIHGQIYIPEVNWILMLLCLAVTLGFRDIKSLGNAAGLAVITVMLVTTCLMSLVIVLCWRQNVVLAVCFVLFFGTLESLYFCASLVKFLDGAWVPVAISFIFVIVMCVWHYGTLKKYEYDVENKVSVDWLLELGPSLGIVRVKGIGVIHTELVSGIPAIFSHFVTNLPAFHQVLVFLCVKSIPIPHVKHEERFLVGRIGPREYRTYRCIVRYGYRDAHKDDIQFENDLVCSIAEYIRTGKGNLNEPGKDSWKQNEKMVVVGTLSTHVDSIQPREENGANPEKASTSELRETQPPPPVKPRKQVKFVIPGSPDMDKGAYKELRDLMEAREAGIAYIMGHSYVRTKQGSSWMKKIAINFGYEFLRRNTRASTCALSVPHATTLEVGMMYNI